From the genome of Xylanivirga thermophila, one region includes:
- a CDS encoding DUF4314 domain-containing protein, giving the protein MKGFPTRQQVERIKEKYPPGTKIRMKSMSDPYAPIQSGIEGIVDFVDDIGTLHCNFENGRSLGVIVGEDSFSVIEPEEEQGMGLTMK; this is encoded by the coding sequence ATGAAAGGATTTCCCACAAGACAACAGGTTGAAAGAATTAAAGAAAAATACCCACCCGGTACCAAGATACGCATGAAATCTATGTCCGATCCCTATGCACCAATTCAGTCCGGTATTGAAGGGATAGTAGATTTTGTAGACGATATCGGTACTCTGCACTGCAACTTCGAAAATGGGCGCAGTCTTGGTGTTATTGTTGGTGAGGACAGCTTTTCAGTTATTGAACCGGAAGAAGAACAAGGCATGGGTTTAACAATGAAATAG